The following coding sequences lie in one Nocardioides sambongensis genomic window:
- a CDS encoding glycosyltransferase, translating into MRQRLTFMVPFAYGVGGIPRTVFTVANECAARGHEVDLVTISRSRPTPYFDLHPSIRATAVFDLFDAEDPERSVKRPRRDPKSDPALRKADRTRSSLSADAHPAFSALVDQRLAEILGRKTSGVVVTTRPELAVAATRWTGPKVGVIHQEHLSITARGGAMRAEMRALTAPDAERRLGAFLTLTDAEMDKWREVLAPTDTILDVVPNPTPFEVGAPAPLTEPVVVAAGRLEHQKGFDMLVDAWRPLAASHPDWRLDIYGEGRLESDLRRRIDELGIGEQVRLRGLTTEMERVLSESSIYAMSSRFEGLPMILLEAMSKGVPPVSFDCPEGPRQLIDDDRNGRLVPLADTAALGAALADLMDDRALRLRLGAEAQGTASGYAVGPVVDRWEELFEAVAPRRRWWQRG; encoded by the coding sequence GTGCGTCAGCGGCTCACCTTCATGGTTCCCTTCGCCTACGGAGTCGGTGGCATCCCCCGCACCGTCTTCACGGTGGCGAACGAGTGCGCGGCCCGTGGGCACGAGGTCGACCTCGTGACGATCTCGCGCAGCCGCCCCACGCCGTACTTCGATCTGCACCCCTCGATCCGCGCCACCGCGGTCTTCGACCTCTTCGACGCCGAGGACCCCGAGCGCAGCGTGAAGCGGCCCCGCCGTGACCCCAAGTCGGACCCGGCCCTGCGCAAGGCGGACCGCACCAGGTCCTCGCTCAGCGCCGACGCCCACCCCGCCTTCAGCGCGCTCGTCGACCAGCGGCTCGCCGAGATCCTCGGCCGAAAGACGTCCGGCGTGGTGGTCACCACCCGACCGGAGCTCGCCGTCGCGGCGACCCGGTGGACCGGCCCGAAGGTCGGCGTCATCCACCAGGAGCACCTCTCGATCACCGCGCGCGGTGGCGCGATGCGCGCCGAGATGCGGGCGCTGACCGCCCCGGACGCGGAGCGGCGGCTGGGCGCGTTCCTCACCCTGACCGACGCCGAGATGGACAAGTGGCGCGAGGTGCTGGCGCCCACCGACACGATCCTGGACGTGGTGCCGAACCCCACCCCGTTCGAGGTCGGGGCACCGGCGCCGCTGACCGAGCCCGTCGTCGTGGCCGCCGGTCGCCTGGAGCACCAGAAGGGCTTCGACATGCTGGTCGACGCCTGGCGCCCGCTCGCCGCCAGCCACCCCGACTGGCGCCTGGACATCTACGGCGAGGGCCGCCTCGAGTCCGACCTGCGACGCCGCATCGACGAGCTGGGCATCGGCGAGCAGGTGCGCCTGCGCGGCCTGACCACCGAGATGGAGCGGGTGCTCTCGGAGTCCTCGATCTACGCGATGTCCTCGCGGTTCGAGGGGCTGCCGATGATCCTGCTCGAGGCGATGTCGAAGGGCGTGCCGCCGGTCAGCTTCGACTGCCCGGAGGGCCCGCGCCAGCTGATCGACGACGATCGCAACGGTCGGCTGGTGCCGTTGGCCGACACCGCCGCCCTGGGCGCCGCGCTGGCCGACCTGATGGACGACCGCGCCCTGCGGCTCCGCCTGGGGGCGGAAGCGCAGGGCACGGCGTCGGGCTATGCGGTCGGTCCGGTGGTGGACCGCTGGGAGGAGCTCTTCGAGGCGGTCGCACCGCGACGCCGCTGGTGGCAGCGCGGCTGA
- a CDS encoding acyl-CoA dehydrogenase family protein gives MARLCETDGLTEDQREILKAVRVFVNEQIIPVAQELEHADEYPTDIVEGLKELGVFGLMIPEEYGGLGESLLTYALCVEEIARGWMSVSGVINTHFIVAYMLMQHGTEEQKQKYLPRMATGEVRGAFSMSEPGLGSDVSAVSTKATKLDDGSYSITGQKMWLTNGGSSTLVALLCKSDEGADSVYRNMTTFLVEKEAGFGETAQGVTVPGKIEKMGYKGVETTELILEDHRIAADQILGGEPGKGFFQMMDGVEVGRVNVAARACGLAWRGFELGIAYSQQRKTFGKQIADHQAVLFRLADMATKVETAHTMMVRAARMKDTGKRLDVEAGMAKMVASEYANEVVEDSFRIHGGYGYSKEYEIERLMREVKFMLIGEGTSDIQKMIIGRQLLKEYKA, from the coding sequence ATGGCACGCCTGTGTGAGACCGACGGACTGACCGAGGACCAGCGAGAGATCCTCAAGGCAGTCCGCGTGTTCGTGAACGAGCAGATCATCCCGGTAGCCCAGGAGCTCGAGCACGCCGATGAGTACCCGACCGACATCGTCGAGGGCCTCAAGGAGCTCGGTGTCTTCGGCCTGATGATCCCCGAGGAGTACGGCGGCCTGGGGGAGTCCCTGCTGACCTACGCGCTGTGCGTGGAGGAGATCGCCCGCGGCTGGATGAGCGTGTCGGGGGTGATCAACACCCACTTCATCGTGGCCTACATGCTGATGCAGCACGGCACCGAAGAGCAGAAGCAGAAGTACCTGCCCCGGATGGCGACCGGCGAGGTGCGCGGCGCCTTCTCGATGTCCGAGCCGGGCTTGGGCTCGGACGTCTCGGCGGTCTCGACCAAGGCGACGAAGCTCGACGACGGGTCGTACTCGATCACCGGGCAGAAGATGTGGCTGACCAACGGTGGCTCCTCCACCCTGGTCGCGCTGCTGTGCAAGTCCGACGAGGGTGCGGACTCGGTCTACCGGAACATGACCACGTTCCTGGTCGAGAAGGAGGCCGGCTTCGGGGAGACCGCTCAGGGCGTCACCGTGCCGGGCAAGATCGAGAAGATGGGCTACAAGGGCGTCGAGACGACCGAGCTCATCCTCGAGGACCACCGGATCGCGGCGGACCAGATCCTGGGTGGGGAGCCGGGCAAGGGCTTCTTCCAGATGATGGACGGTGTCGAGGTCGGCCGGGTCAACGTGGCGGCCCGTGCCTGCGGGCTGGCCTGGCGCGGCTTCGAGCTGGGCATCGCCTACTCCCAGCAGCGCAAGACCTTCGGCAAGCAGATCGCCGACCACCAGGCGGTGCTGTTCCGGCTGGCCGACATGGCCACCAAGGTGGAGACCGCGCACACGATGATGGTGCGTGCGGCGCGGATGAAGGACACCGGCAAGCGCCTCGACGTCGAGGCCGGGATGGCGAAGATGGTGGCCTCGGAGTACGCCAACGAGGTCGTCGAGGACTCCTTCCGGATCCACGGTGGCTACGGCTACTCCAAGGAGTACGAGATCGAGCGGCTGATGCGCGAGGTCAAGTTCATGCTCATCGGCGAGGGCACCAGCGACATCCAGAAGATGATCATCGGCCGCCAGCTCCTCAAGGAGTACAAGGCCTGA
- a CDS encoding glycosyltransferase family 2 protein, whose amino-acid sequence MLVTASTIKDSAANVRFFVEANLASGVDHLIVFLDAPAEEGQGEVEALLTAHPHVTCVRAGGGSWWHGERPANLNHRQRINANWAHELLAPLGWATWLAHVDGDEVARLDRAALTALPDSVTAVRMRPLEAVARAGAEERSTLFKELLDDADLTLLQVLGVLDEASNQGYFHGHVMGKSAIRVGGSAGLTLHDAVAADGSRVTSTEDPAFTVLHYDAPTEREFVRKWTALAAAGPARYRASRQPMAKALRTLIGRDLPADVRERYLRRIYERTIADDVTTLDELGLLVTCDPTAGDHTPQRLTEAQARALTQRVAELREAPKSAYLLRDGSKDRVRDGAAEDDGASRRRGRWLR is encoded by the coding sequence ATGCTGGTCACGGCCTCCACGATCAAGGACTCCGCGGCCAACGTCAGGTTCTTCGTCGAGGCCAACCTCGCCTCGGGCGTCGACCACCTGATCGTCTTCCTCGACGCGCCCGCCGAGGAGGGTCAGGGCGAGGTCGAGGCACTCCTCACCGCGCACCCCCACGTCACCTGCGTACGTGCCGGCGGCGGCAGCTGGTGGCACGGCGAGCGCCCGGCCAACCTCAACCACCGCCAGCGGATCAACGCCAACTGGGCGCACGAGCTGCTCGCGCCCCTCGGCTGGGCCACCTGGTTGGCCCACGTGGACGGCGACGAGGTCGCCCGGCTGGACCGCGCCGCGCTCACCGCCCTGCCGGACTCCGTCACGGCGGTGCGGATGCGGCCGCTGGAGGCCGTGGCCCGTGCCGGCGCCGAGGAGCGGTCCACCCTGTTCAAGGAGCTCCTCGACGACGCCGACCTCACCTTGCTCCAGGTGCTCGGCGTCCTCGACGAGGCCAGCAACCAGGGCTACTTCCACGGCCACGTGATGGGCAAGTCCGCGATCCGCGTCGGCGGCTCGGCGGGCCTGACCCTGCACGACGCGGTCGCCGCCGACGGGTCCCGGGTCACCTCGACCGAGGACCCCGCGTTCACCGTGCTCCACTACGACGCCCCCACCGAGCGGGAGTTCGTGCGCAAGTGGACCGCGCTGGCGGCCGCGGGCCCCGCACGCTACCGGGCCTCCCGGCAGCCGATGGCCAAGGCGCTGAGGACGCTGATCGGTCGCGACCTGCCCGCCGACGTCCGCGAGCGCTACCTGCGCCGGATCTACGAGCGGACGATCGCCGACGACGTCACCACGCTCGACGAGCTCGGCCTGCTGGTGACCTGCGACCCGACGGCCGGGGACCACACCCCGCAGCGGCTCACCGAGGCCCAGGCACGCGCCCTGACCCAGCGGGTCGCCGAGCTGCGGGAGGCGCCGAAGTCGGCGTACCTGCTGCGGGACGGGAGCAAGGACCGGGTCAGGGACGGCGCCGCCGAGGACGACGGCGCGAGCCGACGGCGGGGTCGCTGGCTGCGCTGA